In Drosophila willistoni isolate 14030-0811.24 chromosome XR unlocalized genomic scaffold, UCI_dwil_1.1 Seg144, whole genome shotgun sequence, one DNA window encodes the following:
- the LOC6639309 gene encoding uncharacterized protein LOC6639309 — MKCFILAALMLASLCSAENIFKINITPEEAQQFLQSAQLRGINDIEYAPKTGENPLPEARNERGEFVYMGRVIEHPEDYVEEHYDAHQYHGQDGLGQFAYGYRDWNQGKNEKRDETGKVTGSYKYVQPHGRDFVATYYADKTGFHVEDNRPAHLKLPATKTPAVLKAEEEHFKLWGELAAAAGHNPDPYAAEYQTGEGAYQPSEAETREYVHEEQPYVPGPEETGEPKGFFYAFDYNVPLLRNKEERAELERLRAINNKEE, encoded by the exons ATGAAGTGTTTTATATTGGCCGCTCTAATGCTG GCATCTCTATGCTCAgctgaaaatattttcaaaatcaaCATTACTCCGGAAGAGGCACAACAATTTCTGCAAAGCGCCCAATTGCGTGGCATCAACGACATTGAATATGCACCCAAGACTGGAGAGAATCCCCTGCCCGAGGCACGTAATGAGCGTGGTGAATTCGTGTACATGGGTCGTGTGATAGAACATCCGGAGGATTATGTCGAGGAACATTATGATGCCCATCAGTATCATGGTCAAGATGGTTTGGGACAATTCGCCTATGGCTATAGAGACTGGAACCAGGGCAAGAACGAGAAACGTGATGAGACCGGCAAGGTGACGGGCTCTTATAAATATGTTCAGCCACATGGTCGTGATTTTGTGGCCACCTATTATGCTGATAAAACTGGTTTCCATGTCGAGGACAATCGTCCGGCCCATTTGAAATTGCCAGCCACCAAAACTCCGGCTGTCCTCAAGGCCGAGGAAGAACATTTCAAATTGTGGGGTGAATTGGCTGCCGCTGCTGGTCACAATCCTGATCCTTATGCTGCCGAATATCAGACAGGTGAGGGTGCCTATCAGCCCAGTGAGGCCGAGACTCGTGAATATGTTCATGAGGAGCAACCCTATGTCCCCGGACCCGAGGAGACTGGTGAGCCCAAGGGCTTCTTCTATGCCTTTGACTATAATGTTCCATTGTTGCGCAACAAGGAGGAGCGCGCCGAATTGGAGCGTCTTAGGGCCATCAACAACAAAGAGGAATAG
- the LOC6639308 gene encoding uncharacterized protein LOC6639308, with protein MQLIFQLIQMLLSFSLLQAAILPLTLNKDNEATRNLLSDLDKMNYLELKPNGSLILRRKPNQNGSNLENLLLLRGVLQALKLPSIDGVVDIEATKQNIKMYGDGVEHKFPPLVENIIQRIQTYFSIYRYKDTSRPIRKDEIILQPLAQPQGQEIPEEVITTTDTTTTTTVKAEDVTLDDKDAYITVGESGE; from the coding sequence atgcaGTTAATTTTCCAACTCATACAAATGCTGCTTAGCTTCAGTTTACTGCAAGCGGCAATTTTGCCACTTACCCTCAACAAAGACAATGAGGCAACAAGAAACTTGCTTTCGGATTTGGATAAAATGAATTATTTGGAATTGAAACCGAATGGAAGCTTAATCCTGAGACGTAAACCCAATCAGAATGGTAGCAATTTGGAGAATCTTCTTCTGTTACGCGGTGTACTACAAGCCCTTAAGTTGCCATCAATTGACGGAGTGGTAGATATCGAGGCAAcgaaacaaaacataaaaatgtaTGGCGACGGTGTGGAACATAAGTTTCCACCACTAGTGGAGAATATTATTCAACGTATACAAACCTATTTCTCGATTTATCGTTATAAGGATACAAGTCGGCCCATACGCAAAGATGAAATAATCCTCCAGCCTCTAGCTCAGCCGCAGGGACAGGAAATTCCCGAAGAAGTGATTACAACCACCGACACTACCACCACCACGACGGTTAAGGCAGAAGACGTAACCCTTGATGACAAGGATGCTTACATTACAGTTGGTGAGAGTGGTGAATAA
- the LOC6639307 gene encoding RNA polymerase II degradation factor 1 produces the protein MFILALFCLAAVANSHPIESTAQHIVIVTPQAQVHLEPALRYVHGLSPLARVSAPHHEETIVYVPAGTAASVVPVVDAVGSGRASAIQPIQQETKQIENFPENINQIQQTAQQGVEIVSGQFGEAAAAAASTGAGFFPGFFPSSGGSKKPDEQKLKTEKIELIETPANTQPLLATEARHFYGLPQVYHAPTVVDVVHTPVYSFPISAIRARSIQAEAEPQAAPLKTELEPELPLAQPLLKEQPLEEKQPLIQQEQQQPAAIIPEANEQKSEFAGRLLEGNAIKQDLQPAELAKEQPKEEIKILPEQPLIKNLPAETAIQPEQQQQAAAQPQSQPAEIIPAIPAIAGAV, from the exons ATGTTCATCCTAGCGTTGTTCTGCCTTGCGGCAGTGGCTAATAGCCATCCGATTGAATCAACTGCCCAGCATATTGTGATTGTGACGCCACAGGCCCAAGTGCATTTGGAGCCAGCCTTACGTTATGTCCATGGTCTATCGCCATTGGCTCGTGTCTCGGCCCCCCATCATGAGGAGACCATTGTGTATGTACCAGCTGGAACGGCTGCCTCTGTTGTCCCTGTTGTCGATGCTGTCGGCTCGGGTCGTGCCAGTGCAATTCAACCGATCCAACAGGAGACCAAGCAAATTGAGAATTTCCCCGAGAACATCAATCAGATCCAGCAGACGGCACAGCAGGGTGTGGAGATTGTAAGTGGTCAATTTGGTGaggcagcagctgcagcagcatcaacTGGTGCCGGTTTCTTCCCTGGCTTCTTCCCATCGAGCGGTGGCTCCAAGAAACCGGATGAGCAAAAACTAAAGACTGAGAAAATCGAATTGATCGAGACCCCGGCTAATACTCAGCCCTTGCTGGCCACTGAGGCACGTCATTTCTATGGTCTGCCCCAGGTCTATCATGCCCCAACTGTGGTCGATGTCGTCCATACGCCCGTCTACTCCTTCCCCATTTCGGCTATCCGTGCGCGCAGCATTCAGGCCGAAGCAGAGCCACAAGCAGCCCCATTGAAAACGGAATTGGAACCAGAATTGCCACTAGCTCAACCTTTGTTAAAGGAGCAGCCATTGGAGGAGAAGCAGCCATTGATCcagcaggagcagcaacaGCCAGCTGCCATTATCCCAGAGGCCAATGAGCAGAAATCCGAATTCGCTGGTCGTCTATTGGAGGGCAATGCCATTAAACAGGATCTTCAGCCCGCTGAACTGGCCAAGGAGCAGCCCAAGGAAGAGA TTAAAATTCTGCCCGAGCAACCTTTGATCAAGAATCTACCAGCCGAGACTGCTATTCAACccgagcagcagcagcaggccgCAGCTCAGCCACAATCTCAGCCAGCTGAGATTATTCCAGCCATTCCAGCTATTGCTGGAGCAGTTTAA
- the LOC6639304 gene encoding uncharacterized protein LOC6639304, with translation MRFFVLSTLLLATLALGHPHSNAANVEHRSVASPLNYYGGLRGQLLQLHPQRDGSLATYILQPQVRAVPRDRDADDTITISAAGISAVADGSSSPASSSISASASDFNRIQLAAARLVAIQEMAKRKGSFSEEDNKIYASSLLELGQAAQSLALQQQTGQIKDFSVLLQPELFPIPQKQPSNFGLEASGINPADQKIDEQKLEEVTEQQLSPDEFLPPNQEDPYEDVNDSVAIMAPKKDAAVAEAKPVGLSIAGEGGVASSKPNAVALSGRNGLAVASPKATAIAGVSPEEAAAFSISLPTRNQLVIKTPNSAAEKASDDYDYNDVPIAAAVARFPLTRETPFVPIRFSGNGDSLVDQWRTAIAEEYAARQTQAKVKSPPKPFIRMAPKRRLHYE, from the exons ttATCAACGCTTTTATTGGCCACTTTGGCACTGGGTCATCCTCATTCAAATGCTGCAAATGTAGA ACACAGATCGGTAGCAAGTCCATTAAACTACTATGGTGGCCTAAGAGGGCAATTGCTGCAATTGCATCCCCAAAGAGATGGCAGCCTGGCCACCTATATACTCCAACCGCAAGTGAGAGCTGTGCCCAGAGATCGGGATGCAGATGACACCATCACCATATCAGCAGCTGGCATATCGGCCGTTGCAGATGGCAGTTCCTCCCCTGCTTCATCATCCATTTCGGCCAGTGCCAGTGACTTCAATCGCATACAATTGGCCGCCGCTCGTCTTGTGGCCATTCAGGAGATGGCCAAAAGGAAGGGCTCCTTTAGCGAAGAGGATAATAAAATCTATGCCAGCAGTTTGCTTGAACTGGGACAGGCAGCCCAAAGTTTGGCCCTGCAACAACAAACGGGACAGATTAAGGATTTCAGTGTACTCCTGCAGCCGGAACTGTTTCCCATACCACAAAAGCAGCCCTCAAACTTTGGACTCGAGGCATCGGGCATTAATCCAGCAGATCAGAAAATAGATGAGCAAAAGCTGGAAGAGGTAACCGAACAGCAATTGTCACCGGATGAGTTTCTGCCGCCCAATCAAGAAGATCCCTACGAGGATGTCAATGATAGTGTGGCCATAATGGCGCCCAAAAAAGACGCAGCTGTGGCCGAGGCCAAGCCAGTGG GTCTCTCCATTGCCGGTGAGGGCGGAGTGGCCTCATCTAAGCCCAATGCAGTTGCCCTTTCTGGGCGCAATGGTCTGGCAGTTGCCTCACCCAAGGCCACAGCCATTGCTGGTGTCTCTCCGGAGGAAGCCGCCGCTTTCAGCATCTCATTGCCCACCCGCAATCAATTGGTCATCAAGACACCAAACTCGGCAGCGGAAAAGGCCAGCGATGACTACGATTACAATGATGTACCCATAGCTGCTGCAGTCGCCCGCTTTCCATTGACTCGCGAAACACCATTTGTCCCCATACGCTTCTCCGGCAATGGTGACTCTCTCGTCGATCAATGGCGTACAGCCATTGCCGAGGAATATGCTGCCAGGCAAACCCAAGCAAAGGTCAAATCGCCACCCAAACCCTTCATACGCATGGCCCCCAAGCGGCGTTTGCATTACGAATGA